In a genomic window of Methanosarcina horonobensis HB-1 = JCM 15518:
- a CDS encoding oligosaccharyl transferase, archaeosortase A system-associated — MDPENRPVPMFKSKIKSSLPYTLAVAIIGFISLWIRMRPYDSVFLSNGFVKFTSNDPLYHMRTLNLLLENYPNRVFFNPMTNYPNGSYIHFGPLFDQMMAITALALGMGSPGQDLVNTIGTYFPAVLGALTVIPVYYIGKYLGGHKTGILAAILIAFAPGQFLSRSLLGFTDHHVAESLFSTLFIMFFMLAIITAKKKNLHFEDVLNKNLTVVKEPLIYSVIAGVMYSAYQLSWPGASLFLLVALVYAVIQYILDNFHHESSDYLGFTGIITFLVSAILVLPFVHPDMGFSLYYYSWFHVATAIGAVAGFGVLSFIQREFKNRNLKTYYYPLAILGIGVLGLLATRVMSPSIYSLIINAPHTVFGVQTGGPATIGEASSMFYYDGKFTLLRAFSNFTVSGFFVSILGMFVLLVSVFRKAKPEELLVLIWSILMLFAIYGQNRFAYYYSINVSILSAYVGGLLLDKVKWSQLSEKFKTTVKSPSDLQGFLKFVKVEQVLAVLAIAVILIYPVYGAALEQSTGSNDPDSTWIEACLWLQSYTPDPGMDYNAIYEAPEDGELFDYPDTAYGVMSWWDYGHYIETLGHRMPNANPFQAGIGGRRGSINEENQPGAATFFTAQSEEEATAVLEAVHPDPDKAGARYIVSDGKMATTIFMAMPEWTLDTAGYYQPYWTGSSYTYLPSMRYFDSMESRLHILDGNGLKQYRLVHETWAYQTQESVYKQVYNLLHGSSIPEVDTGYVKIFEYVKGAKVTGTASPNETVNIKTTILTGQGRTFEYSQSTTSDSEGRYEFTVPYSTEGPISGETQFDTAPAGPYVVSYGNTTREVRVNEEAVLKGEEVKV, encoded by the coding sequence TATGGATCAGAATGCGCCCTTATGATTCTGTGTTTTTGTCCAATGGGTTTGTAAAGTTCACGAGCAATGACCCTCTGTACCACATGCGTACCTTAAATCTTCTCCTTGAAAATTATCCCAACAGGGTGTTTTTCAACCCCATGACCAACTATCCTAACGGGAGTTACATCCATTTCGGTCCTCTTTTTGACCAGATGATGGCGATAACCGCTCTGGCCCTGGGAATGGGTAGTCCCGGTCAGGATCTGGTTAACACTATAGGAACTTACTTCCCTGCCGTTCTCGGAGCCCTTACTGTCATTCCTGTTTACTACATCGGAAAATATCTAGGCGGTCATAAAACAGGGATACTTGCGGCAATCCTTATCGCTTTTGCTCCAGGGCAGTTTTTGTCCCGTTCACTGCTTGGCTTTACGGATCACCACGTAGCCGAATCTCTGTTCAGTACTCTCTTCATAATGTTTTTCATGCTGGCAATAATTACCGCAAAGAAAAAAAATCTACATTTTGAAGATGTATTGAATAAAAATCTCACTGTTGTTAAAGAGCCACTTATCTATTCCGTTATTGCCGGTGTCATGTACTCTGCCTACCAGCTTTCGTGGCCTGGAGCTTCTCTTTTCTTGCTTGTTGCTCTGGTTTATGCCGTTATCCAGTATATCCTTGATAACTTCCACCATGAGTCAAGCGATTACCTCGGGTTTACAGGCATTATCACATTCCTGGTAAGTGCCATACTCGTACTTCCTTTTGTCCATCCTGATATGGGTTTTTCGCTTTACTATTACTCATGGTTCCATGTTGCAACTGCGATTGGAGCAGTAGCAGGTTTTGGAGTTTTGAGTTTTATTCAAAGGGAGTTTAAAAACAGGAATCTAAAAACTTACTATTACCCTCTGGCAATTCTCGGAATTGGTGTTCTGGGACTGCTTGCAACAAGAGTTATGTCTCCATCAATTTATTCTCTTATCATAAACGCTCCCCATACAGTGTTTGGAGTCCAGACAGGTGGACCAGCAACAATCGGTGAAGCCAGTTCTATGTTTTATTATGATGGAAAGTTCACTTTATTGAGGGCTTTTTCAAACTTCACAGTCTCTGGGTTTTTTGTCTCAATCCTTGGAATGTTTGTCCTCTTGGTTAGTGTGTTCCGGAAAGCAAAACCCGAAGAATTACTGGTTCTAATCTGGAGCATTTTAATGCTTTTTGCAATTTACGGTCAGAACCGTTTTGCTTATTACTACTCCATCAATGTGTCAATTCTCAGTGCCTATGTAGGAGGTCTGCTTCTTGACAAGGTTAAATGGAGTCAGCTCAGTGAGAAGTTTAAAACCACTGTAAAGTCTCCTTCAGATCTCCAGGGCTTCCTGAAGTTCGTCAAAGTAGAGCAGGTTCTTGCGGTACTGGCTATAGCAGTTATTCTTATTTATCCGGTATATGGAGCTGCTCTGGAGCAATCAACCGGTTCGAATGATCCAGACAGTACCTGGATAGAAGCCTGTCTGTGGCTTCAGTCGTATACTCCTGACCCTGGCATGGATTACAACGCTATTTATGAGGCTCCTGAAGATGGAGAGCTTTTCGATTACCCTGATACTGCATATGGAGTCATGTCGTGGTGGGATTACGGCCATTACATAGAAACCCTCGGGCACAGGATGCCCAATGCGAATCCTTTCCAGGCTGGAATCGGAGGGCGAAGAGGAAGCATAAATGAAGAGAACCAGCCAGGGGCTGCAACCTTTTTTACTGCCCAGTCAGAAGAAGAGGCAACTGCAGTGCTTGAAGCTGTTCACCCTGACCCGGATAAAGCCGGAGCGCGTTATATCGTATCCGATGGAAAAATGGCTACTACTATATTCATGGCAATGCCAGAATGGACTCTTGATACCGCAGGATACTACCAGCCTTACTGGACAGGCAGCAGCTACACATACCTTCCTTCCATGCGTTACTTCGATTCAATGGAGTCCAGACTGCACATTCTTGATGGAAACGGTCTTAAACAGTACCGTCTTGTCCACGAAACCTGGGCTTATCAGACTCAGGAATCTGTTTATAAACAGGTCTATAACCTTCTTCACGGAAGTAGTATCCCTGAGGTTGATACCGGTTATGTCAAGATTTTCGAGTACGTTAAGGGTGCAAAAGTCACAGGAACGGCTTCTCCTAACGAGACCGTCAATATAAAGACTACAATTTTAACGGGTCAGGGAAGGACCTTTGAGTACTCCCAGTCAACAACTTCCGACTCTGAAGGCAGGTATGAGTTCACCGTGCCTTACTCAACCGAAGGTCCCATCTCAGGGGAAACTCAGTTCGATACTGCTCCTGCAGGTCCCTATGTCGTAAGCTATGGGAACACTACCAGGGAAGTAAGGGTCAATGAAGAAGCTGTGTTAAAAGGAGAGGAAGTAAAGGTCTGA
- the hacB gene encoding homoaconitase small subunit: protein MENPIKGRVWKFGNDIDTDLIIPGKYLRTKDMQVFAAHAMEGIDPEFAKKANPGDIIVAGDNFGCGSSREQAPLALKHAGIACVVAKSFARIFFRNAINVGLPLMEADIECEEGDEIEVDLLKGEVRVFGKGVFKGNKLPDFLLDMLTDGGLVGHRKKVQSQQKEESI, encoded by the coding sequence ATGGAAAACCCTATCAAAGGCCGAGTCTGGAAATTCGGAAACGATATAGATACCGATTTAATCATCCCGGGAAAGTACCTGCGGACAAAGGATATGCAGGTTTTTGCAGCTCATGCTATGGAAGGCATTGACCCTGAGTTTGCAAAAAAGGCAAATCCCGGGGATATTATTGTTGCAGGGGACAATTTTGGCTGCGGTTCCTCAAGAGAACAGGCTCCTCTTGCTTTAAAGCATGCAGGAATAGCCTGTGTTGTAGCAAAGTCTTTTGCAAGGATATTTTTTAGAAACGCAATTAACGTTGGGCTACCCCTGATGGAAGCTGACATTGAATGCGAGGAAGGAGACGAGATTGAAGTTGATCTGCTCAAAGGTGAAGTCAGAGTTTTCGGAAAAGGTGTATTTAAAGGGAACAAGTTGCCAGACTTCCTGCTAGATATGCTTACGGACGGCGGGCTTGTTGGGCATAGGAAAAAAGTTCAGAGTCAGCAGAAAGAAGAGTCAATTTAA
- a CDS encoding DUF7714 family protein, which translates to MIFPDEYKHVGVTKALPAGTEELIYFLTEYLIEERENHETGSSEYAVYHVIKSGDGLLRKVEALELIASGEEVVRYDRELNIKDRTLLIETALKLCKGKVSTVIFTGVDRHVTIVHEPDPSGILEIEILDVAPPEPAWLSQVVRRLEASGIFGDLQVRFTEKIIDLRRFEGERTVFPCSASGLEGKCLDSDILTEDGHLLIGCEISKTLFEMRFPELEYSFINICPFKSEIVVPSKAFITRCCRSEKSGVVNISGFEGAVVHWGASEYQVAEAIRNLVNRLRNKDSSLQNQ; encoded by the coding sequence ATGATTTTTCCAGATGAGTACAAACATGTGGGAGTAACAAAAGCCCTCCCTGCAGGCACTGAAGAGCTAATTTATTTCCTTACGGAGTACCTGATCGAAGAAAGAGAAAATCACGAAACAGGTAGCTCTGAATATGCAGTTTACCATGTTATTAAGAGCGGAGACGGACTTCTCAGAAAGGTTGAAGCTCTCGAGCTGATTGCTTCAGGAGAAGAAGTTGTCAGATACGACAGAGAACTAAATATAAAAGACCGTACCCTCCTGATTGAAACCGCATTAAAACTTTGCAAGGGCAAAGTAAGCACTGTTATTTTTACTGGCGTAGATAGACATGTTACAATTGTTCATGAGCCTGATCCCTCCGGTATTCTCGAAATAGAAATTCTTGATGTCGCACCCCCTGAGCCTGCCTGGCTTTCCCAGGTCGTGAGGAGGCTTGAAGCCAGCGGGATTTTCGGGGACCTTCAGGTTCGGTTTACTGAAAAGATAATTGACCTCAGGCGTTTTGAAGGGGAAAGAACTGTTTTTCCATGCAGTGCATCAGGGCTTGAAGGGAAATGCCTTGACTCTGATATTCTTACCGAAGACGGGCATCTGCTTATAGGGTGTGAGATTTCAAAAACTCTTTTTGAGATGCGTTTTCCGGAACTTGAATACTCCTTCATAAACATCTGTCCTTTTAAATCGGAAATAGTCGTACCTTCAAAAGCCTTCATTACGCGCTGTTGCAGGTCAGAAAAGTCAGGGGTTGTAAATATTTCAGGTTTTGAAGGGGCTGTTGTCCACTGGGGAGCGTCGGAATACCAGGTTGCAGAAGCTATCAGAAATCTTGTAAACAGACTCAGGAATAAAGACAGTTCATTACAAAATCAGTAA
- a CDS encoding manganese efflux pump MntP: MPFLTNFLLGLGLAMDAFAVSMSSGTTVRPFRVSDALKLAVFFGSFQALMPVLGWIGGSTVSGFVSDYAPWIAFGLLAFIGGKMIYEALYGDPDGKVNSLNYSVLFLLAVATSIDALAVGISFAFLGTPILGPVIIIGCVTFVMSFCGAILGYRIGHFFEHEVEILGGLILIGLGVKILAEHLLWI; the protein is encoded by the coding sequence ATGCCTTTTCTAACAAATTTCCTTTTAGGGCTCGGGCTTGCAATGGATGCTTTTGCAGTTTCCATGTCAAGCGGCACTACAGTTCGGCCTTTCAGGGTAAGCGATGCCCTTAAGCTGGCTGTTTTTTTCGGGAGCTTTCAGGCTCTTATGCCGGTACTGGGCTGGATTGGAGGAAGTACGGTAAGCGGTTTTGTTTCAGATTATGCTCCCTGGATTGCGTTCGGGCTTCTTGCTTTTATCGGGGGTAAAATGATTTACGAAGCTCTTTACGGGGATCCGGATGGGAAGGTAAATTCACTTAATTACTCCGTGCTTTTCCTTTTAGCAGTTGCAACAAGCATAGACGCCCTTGCAGTGGGGATAAGCTTTGCTTTTCTGGGGACACCTATTCTTGGACCCGTTATTATTATAGGCTGTGTAACTTTTGTCATGTCTTTTTGCGGGGCAATTCTGGGATACCGGATAGGTCATTTCTTTGAGCACGAAGTTGAGATCCTCGGCGGGCTCATCCTTATCGGGCTTGGTGTAAAAATCCTTGCCGAACACCTGCTCTGGATCTGA